One window from the genome of Onychomys torridus chromosome 20, mOncTor1.1, whole genome shotgun sequence encodes:
- the Spic gene encoding transcription factor Spi-C, whose product MVSAFTCAEQDSLGQVFEDAFEALTQPSVGELQYPPEHKNYMALLNHYPHIRGNSGWCGMLSPEEPTCNWRDVTSGSGDLYLEESFHQSLQSITENQLVQATLFQHKGGKGRRKLRLFEYLFESLCNSEMASCIQWVDKTKGVFQFISKNKEKLAELWGKRKGNRKPMTYQKMARALRNYARTGEITKIRRKLTYQFSEAVLQRLSPSPFLGKDLFYSQYGQPDQQYLSLNPWNANYYAYAGYQS is encoded by the exons ATGGTCAGTGCTTtc ACTTGCGCTGAGCAAGACAGTCTGGGTCAAGTATTTGAGGATGCTTTTGAGGCACTGACACAGCCTTCTGTTGGAGAACTTCAATACCCCCCAG AACATAAAAATTACATGGCGCTCCTTAACCATTATCCTCACATCAGAGGCAATTCCGGTTGGTGTGGAATGTTATCCCCAGAAGAGCCCACCTGTAACTGGAGAGATGTAACT AGTGGTTCTGGGGACTTGTATTTGGAAGAAAGTTTCCATCAATCTCTGCAGAGCATAACTGAAAACCAGCTGGTACAAGCCACCCTCTTCCAGCACAAGGGAGGAAAAG gcaggaggaagcttcGGCTGTTTGAATACCTTTTCGAATCTCTGTGCAATTCAGAGATGGCATCTTGTATTCAGTGGGTTGATAAAACCAAAGGTGTCTTTCAGTTtatatcaaaaaacaaagaaaagcttgCTGAGCTTTGGGGGAAAAGAAAAGGTAACCGAAAACCCATGACTTACCAGAAGATGGCCAGAGCCCTGAGGAACTatgccaggactggagagatCACAAAAATCCGGAGAAAGCTGACCTACCAGTTCAGCGAAGCTGTTCTCCAAAgactctctccatctcccttcctGGGGAAAGACCTCTTCTACTCACAGTATGGCCAGCCTGATCAGCAATATCTCAGCTTGAACCCCTGGAATGCAAACTACTATGCTTATGCCGGTTACCAGAGCTAA